The Emys orbicularis isolate rEmyOrb1 chromosome 21, rEmyOrb1.hap1, whole genome shotgun sequence genome has a segment encoding these proteins:
- the LOC135892905 gene encoding phospholipase A2 inhibitor and Ly6/PLAUR domain-containing protein-like produces MKTPLFLCILFALLGLGACLQCEVCYDFGRNCRGSMKTCSSGEDSCGILLLETQIVGIDLQLVTKSCMASSECRASPVVTRFGEGMAIRKSTTCCVGDACSTASVTMPPANTILNGRRCPACSSVFSFPCSEATLDCTGSETSCIAVTGSITMGAGSYPIQTTMKGCATESACNLLKGDSGPFGDNMKITTATCSPAPGKSEPTKGPAPGASGTAKQPAPSVTSPIKGPAPSASGTAKGPAPFAAGTTPGPSGLLLLPVLTGLFLVKLLS; encoded by the exons ATGAAGACTCCCCTTTTTCTCTGCATCCTCTTTGCTCTCCTAGGTCTGG gTGCCTGTCTGCAGTGTGAGGTTTGCTATGACTTTGGCAGGAATTGCAGGGGCAGCATGAAGACCTGCAGCTCTGGAGAAGATTCTTGTGGCATCCTTCTGCTTGAAACCCAAATAG TGGGAATCGATCTACAGCTGGTAACCAAGTCCTGCATGGCGTCCAGTGAGTGCAGAGCCAGCCCTGTTGTTACGAGGTTTGGGGAGGGAATGGCAATAAGGAAGAGCACCACCTGTTGTGTGGGGGATGCTTGCAGTACAGCCTCCGTTACAA TGCCCCCAGCAAACACAATCCTAAATGGTCGGCGTTGCCCTGCCTGCTCTTCTGTGTTTAGCTTTCCATGCAGTGAAGCGACCTTAGATTGCACTGGATCGGAGACCAGTTGCATCGCAGTAACCGGAAGCATAACAATGG GGGCAGGTTCATATCCTATACAGACCACCATGAAGGGTTGCGCCACTGAATCCGCCTGCAACCTTTTAAAAGGAGATTCAGGGCCCTTCGGAGACAACATGAAGATAACCACAGCCACatgcagcccagcccctggcaaGTCTGAACCGACTAAGGGACCAGCCCCGGGTGCAAGTGGCACAGCTAAGCAGCCAGCCCCTAGTGTAACCAGTCCGATTAAGGGACCAGCCCCCAGTGCAAGTGGCACAGCTAAGGGACCAGCCCCTTTTGCGGCTGGCACAACTCCAGGACCATctgggcttctcctcctcccagtcCTCACAGGGTTATTCCTGGTGAAGCTCCTCTCCTGA